Sequence from the uncultured Draconibacterium sp. genome:
TTTATCATATTCCGCAACATATTGTTATGGAACTTTTTCGTCAGAACTGGGGGTTTACGCATGAAACAATGAAATTTATGTGTAAAGAACTGAAAGAGTCAAACATGTTCATTACTGATATTGCTCAAAAATCTGTGCGCGAACGGGCCGCAGAAATGTTACTTATTTTAAAGGATGAATTTGGGATTGACAAACACAATGCGCTAAAAATTACGATAACTCGTGAGGATTTAGCCAATATGGTAGGAACAGTTACCGAGTCGCTCATCAGGGTAATGTCAGAGTTTAGAAATGAGAACTTGCTGGAACTTCCTGGGAGAAAAATCGTATTTCGCGATGTAACCAAACTGAGGGCGATTGCAAATATTTAGATAAGATTCAAAGCCCTGATAAACACCAATATTGGCGTAGGTTTCTAACACATTTATTGCGCAACTATACTTCAAATTTCACCAAGTTTAAATGAATAATAACCTATGCGTAAAAACAAAATAACAAGGTTGCTTATTTGGATGATCGCAGGAGTTTTTATCCTTTCGTCGTGCGGAAGTAAAACAACAGAACACACTCCAGTGCATATTTCTAATCCGGTTTTGCCCGGTTGGTTTGCCGATCCTACGATTAAAAAGTTTGGCGACATTTACTACATCTACGCCACCACCGATAATGAAATGCTGGCATCGGGGGCACCAACTGTCTGGTACAGTCGCGACCTTCAAAACTGGTACAACTATATAATGGAGGTGCCTACTTTAAATTCGGTGGCGCTGCGCAATTTTTGGGCACCCGATATTTTGCAGGGCAGAGATGGCCGATACTACCTGTATTTTGGAAACTGTCAGGCAGGTTGTAACATTTATGGCTATGTTTCGGATACGCCGGTTGGCCCTTGGGAAAAATTACACGATGATGATACTCCTGTTATTGCACAGAATTATCCGATTGACGGGTTCCCTTCGTTGGATGCTCAGTTTTTTCAGGACGATGATGGCCGTATTTATGGCTACTGGGGAACCTGGGTGCATTACAACAGTGGTTATGCGGTAGGCGAGTTAAATGCCGAAACAATGGACGAAATGTCGAACTCCACCAACATTCCGCTGAAGCAAACACCAAACCCTTTCGAGGCCGCTTATATGATGAAAAAAGGCGACAAGTACATTCTGATGTATTCTGCCGAATCATGCCACAACGAAACGTATAAAGTGCTTTATTCCTATGCTGATAATCCATACGGGCCATTTACCCCGGGTGAAAATAATCCGATTTTGCAGACCAGCGAAGACGGAACCACTCACGGACCGGGACACCATTCGGTACTCGAAAATGGCGACGACTATTACATTGTTTACCACAAACACGATGTTCCTTTTACTGCCGGTGGTATGGCGCGTCAGGTGTGTATCGACAGCATGATTTTTGAAAACGACTCAACGATAACAGCGGTGATACCTTCGCAAAAAGGTATTAAAGCTTTTATTCCGTCTGAAGTGCCCGAAGATATTGCATATAAAGCTACGGCGTCGGCTTCGTCGTTTTATCATTTACAATCGCCCGAATACGATTACAAGTATTTGCCTGATTATGTTTTTGATAATGATAACGCCACTATGTGGAAAGCTGCCGATAATACTTTTCCACAGAGTCTATCAATTGATTTGGGCGAAGAAAAAGACATCAAACGAATTGCTACACAGTTCGAATTTTCACCCTATTATTATCAGTATAAAATTGAATATTCAACCGATAATACAAATTGGGAAGTTTATGCCGATCGATCAGAAAATCGCACGCCGGGAAGCCCGATGATCGACGATAATGAAGTGAATGCGCGCTACCTGAAACTTACCATCCTGGGCACAGAGCAAACAGGAACTTTTGCCGCTGTGTGGAATATGAAAGTTTACGGGGAGACATTCGATATCTCATTGAACCTGGTAAATAAATCGTCGGGAAATGAGCCGGGCGCAGCAAGTTCGCAGAGTATGATTGTTGGCTTTGATGTCAATTCTCTTTCCGGTAAAACGTTCGAAAGACTGGTAAACACTGGTTCTTTGGGTGGCGATTTAGTTCGGAAAGGAAATGTAAAGATCGTTACCGACAAAGAAACCGGCACAAAAGCAATTGAGTTTTCAAAAGGAGCTTTGGAACTGGACGGAATTGCTGTTCCAAGAAGTCTGGAGTGGAACGGTGCATTTACAATTTCTACATGGGTGAAGAACCCGGAAGTAAGCGACAGAGATGAGTGTCTGGCTTCGTGGTGCGACCGAAGTGCGCATTATTTGGCAAACTCTTACAACGCCGTTCATTACAACAAAAGTAATTACGGTGCAGTTGCTCACCTCGACGGTCACTTTGATTTGCCATACAACAACGTTCCTGAAGCCAATAAATGGCACCATATTGTAGTAACATTCGATGGGGTAGTGGAAAAAGTTTATGTTGATGGTAAGTTGGACAATGCACAGAACATGCTTTTGTCGTCTGCTGTTGAAAATGCAAAAATCAGAATTGGTGCTTCAGATACCGGAGAATACTACACCGGGCTTATGGCTTCTTTTCAAATGTACGATTATGCTTTGTCGCAATCTGAGATTGCGCATAGATATCATGAATCAGCTTTAAAATAAATAGCTTTATCGTATAAGAGATTCAATCAAGAAATAATAGTATATAGTACTCGTAAAAAAGGAGCCAGATGGCTCCTTTTTTTATTAGAATGAATATAAATACATACTTCCTGAAAAAGTCATGGATAAAAGTTTTATGTGGCTTATCTATGATCGGTAATTGTTTGTAAGTGTCAGATATTTAATTTATTGTATAATTTTGGTTGTTATGAGAAGTAGCGATCTTTCATATATGTTCTTCAGCATAAATATGCATTTTGTCGAATTGGTAATAATAAAAGTTAAAAATACTTTTATAGATTTGTTCCATCAATATTACTATGAAACACTATACTAAACATCCGAAACATTTTGTAGCAGTTGACTGCGTAATACTGGGGTACGACGAAGGGGAACTTTGTTTGTTACTTTATCCACGGGGTTTTGAGCCATCAAAAGGAGCGTGGTCGCTTATGGGAGGATTTGTTCAGGATGGCGAATCGTCGGACAATGCCGCCAAACGCGTATTAAAACAAACCATAGGTCTTGAAGATATTTTTATGCAGCAGGTGGCTGCATTTGCCAATCCCGACCGCGATCCGGAAGCAAGGGTAATTAGTCTTGCCTACTATGCTTTGGTACGAATGGATGAACACGATAAAGCCTGTGTTAGAGAGAATGGAGCGCATTGGTGGCCCATTTCAGAATTGCCGGAAATGATCTTCGATCATGGACAGATGGTAGAACAGGCATTGGTAAAACTGCAACAGGAAGCCGGATATCGCTTAATAGGGAAAGAGCTGCTGGCCGATAAATTTACCTTACTTCAATTACGCAAATTATACGAAGCTATATTTCAGCGTGAATTCGATCCCGGAAACTTCAGAAAAAAAATATTATCGCTTGATGTGTTGGAGCGCCTGAATGAGAAAGATCTGTCAGAATCAAAAAAAGGTGCCTTTTATTACACCTGTAAAGGCGAAGTTACCGAGCGGGGCCTCGACCGCATTGTAAAAGTTTAAAAGCATTTAAAAGTAATATATACACATAAAATAGAATCAAAGAATATGAGCAGTACATTAAAAGAAATGGAAGTATGGTTTGTAACAGGTAGCCAACACCTTTACGGGCCTAAAACATTGGAACAAGTTGCAGAGCATTCAAAAGAAATTGCTGCTGCATTTGATGCATCTACCGAAATTCCGGTAAAAGTTGTAGTAAAACCAACAGGAACCGGATCGAAAGAAATACACCGAATTTGTAAAGATGCAAACAGTAACGATAACTGTATTGGTATCATTACCTGGATGCACACGTTCTCGCCTGCAAAAATGTGGATACACGGTTTACAGGAACTTCGTAAGCCAATTCTTCATTTGCATACACAGTACAACAAAGAAATTCCATGGAACGACATCGACATGGATTTTATGAACCTGAACCAGAGTGCACACGGCGATCGTGAATTCGGTCATATTATGGCTCGAATGCGCATGAACCGAAAAGTGGTTGTAGGTCACTGGCAAGATCCTAAAACAGTTCAAAAAATTGCTGTTTGGACACGCGTTGCTGCTGCTTTTGCCGATTCACGCGATATGTTGATCATCCGTTTTGGCGACCAAATGAACAATGTTGCTGTAACCGATGGCGACAAAGTTGAAGCGGAAAGAGTTTTCGGATACCACGTCGATTACAGCCCGATTGGCGATTTGGTAAAAGTTCAGGACAACGTATCTGATGATGAGGTTGCCGAGCTGGTAAAAGTTTACGAGCAGGAATACGATCTTGCCGACAACTGTAAAGAAGGTGGAGAATTCCGCGCGCAGGTTGTTCATGCTGCCCGAATTGAAATCGGTTTACGTCGCTTCCTGGAAAAGAAGGGTGCAAAAGCATTTACTACAAACTTTGATGATTTGGAAGGTGTTGATCAGTTACCCGGTTTGGCATCGCAGCGTTTAATGGCCGATGGTTACGGTTTTGGTGCTGAAGGCGACTGGAAAACAGCGGCTTTGTGTCGTCAGATGTGGTTCATGAGCCAGGAGCTTCCAGAGTACAAAGGATGTTCTTTCCTTGAAGATTATACATTAAATTTCGACGGCGAAAAGAGCGCGATCCTGCAAGCTCATATGTTGGAGGTTTGTCCTCTGATTGCCGATCATAAACCAAAATTAGAAGTTCACCCACTGGGAATTGGTGGTAAAAACGATCCTGCACGTTTGGTATTTACAAGTAAAACAGGTCCTGGTGTTGCCGCAACAGTTGTTGATATGGGCGACCGTTTCCGTATGATTGTAAATACAGTGGATTGTATCGACTCAAAAGAATTACCTAAACTTCCGGTTGCTAGTGCACTTTGGATTCCTCAACCTAACTTCGAAGTAGGCGCTGCAGCATGGATTTTTGCCGGAGGTACGCACCACACCAGCTTCTCGTACGACTTAACTATTGAGTACATGGAAGATTTTGCTGAAATGACAGGCGTAGAGTTTGTATTGATTGACAAGGACACAACCATTTCGGTGTTCAAAAAAGAACTGCGTTGGAACGATCTTTACTATCATTTGGCCAAGGGATTATAATATTAAACTAAATCAAAAAATAAATCAACTTTTATGGAATTACTAGATTGGATTGTAATTGGCCTGTTTGGTGCTGCACTTATCGGCATTATCGTTTGGGTTTTAAGTCAGAAAGAAGAAACTTCAGGCGACTATTTCCTGGCAGGACGAGATGCTTCATGGATTGCTATTGGAGCTTCGATTTTTGCTTCGAATATCGGATCAGAACACCTTATTGGATTAGCCGGTGCCGGTGCCTCAAGTGGTATGGCAATGGCGCATTGGGAAATTCAGGGATGGATGATTCTGATTCTCGGCTGGGTGTTTGTTCCGTTCTACTCACGCAGTATGGTGCTTACCATGCCCGAGTTTTTGGAGCGCCGCTATAACCCCGAGTCCAGAACAGTACTATCACTTATTTCTTTGGTAAGTTATGTGCTTACAAAAGTTGCAGTAACTGTTTATGCCGGTGGATTGGTATTCCAACAGGTTTTCGGTATCGAAACCATGTGGGGAATTGATTTCTTCTGGATTTCTGCCATAGGTCTGGTGTTGTTAACCGCTGTTTATACCATTTTCGGAGGAATGAAATCGGTGTTATATACCTCGGTACTTCAGACGCCGATTCTGCTTGGTGGATCGCTCGTAATTGTGGTGCTTGGTTTAAAAGCTGTTGGTGGCTGGGATCAGGTGCTGGAAATTGCAGGTGCTACCCAGGTTAACGAATATGGCGACAGTATGATTAACCTGATAAGGGATAACCGCGATGCCGATTTCCCATGGCTGGGTGCTTTAATCGGCTCCAGTATCATTGGTTTCTGGTATTGGTGTACCGACCAGTTTATTGTACAAAGGGTGCTTTCGGGTAAAAACGAAACACATGCACGTCGAGGTACAATTTTTGGTGCTTACCTGAAATTGTTACCGGTATTTCTTTTCCTTATTCCTGGTATGATTGCTTATGCAATGAGTGCCAAAGGAAACGTAATGCTAAATGGCGAGTTGTATGTGTTGCCAAGTGCCGATGCTGCTTTCCCATCGTTGGTGGCCCAGTTGCTGCCTGCCGGTATTAAAGGTTTGGTGGTATGTGGTATTCTTGCTGCTTTGATGAGTTCGCTGGCTTCGCTATTTAACTCTTCGGCAATGTTGTTTACCATCGACTTCTACAAACGATTCAAACCGGAAACTCCGGAGAAAAAACTCGTAAAAATTGGTCAGGTTGCAACTGTTGTAATCGTGATTTTAGGTATTCTTTGGATTCCGATTATGAGAAGTATCGGTGATGTGTTATACGAATACTTACAAGACGTACAATCCGTTCTGGCTCCGGGTATTGCCGCAGCATTCCTGCTGGGTATTACATGGAAACGTGCTTCTGCCAAAGGTGGATTCTGGGGTTTAATGGCCGGTTTTATTATTGGTATTACCCGTTTGGGTGCCAAAGTGTATTACGAGAATGTTCAGGGGGCAGCCGACAACTTATTTAAAAGCCTGTTTTTCGATATGAACTGGTTGTTCTTCTGTGGTTGGATGTTCCTGGTATGTTTGGTAGTAGTTGCTGTTGTGAGTATGCTTACTGAAGCACCGAGCAAAGAAAAAATTCAGGGCTTGGTATTTGGAACGAATACGGCAGAGCAAAAAGCTGCTACCCGTGCCAGCTGGAATGGTTGGGATGTTTTCCATACCGCTGTAATTCTCGGATTAACAGTAGCCTTTTACATCTACTTCTGGTAGATTAAAAAACAAAATAAATTATGCTTGAACAGTTAAAAGAAGAAGTTTTTAAAGCCAACCTGGAACTGGTAGAGCTCGACCTGGTAATTTTTACCTGGGGAAATGTGAGTGCTATCGATCGTGAAAAAGGTTTGGTGGTAATTAAGCCAAGTGGTGTTTCGTACGAAGATATGAAAGCCGGCGATATGGTAGTGGTTGACATGGAAGGAAATGTGGTGGAAGGAAACCTGAAACCATCGAGCGACACCGCAACTCATCTGGTGCTTTACAAAGCTTTTGAAGGAATATCGGGAGTTGTACACACGCACTCGGCCTGGGCAACAAGTTGGGCACAGGCCGGAAGAAGCATTCCTGCTTTGGGTACAACACACGCCGATTATTTTTACGGCGCAATTCCATGTACGCGTAAACTTACCGAGGAGGAAGTAACTACGGCATACGAAGTGGAGACCGGAAATGTAATTGTGGAAACTTTCGAGGGGCTCGATCCGGTTGCAATTCCGGGAGTTCTGGTAAATAACCACGGTCCGTTTTCGTGGGGAACAAGTGCTAATAATGCCGTTCATAACGCAAAAGTTATGGAAGAAGTGGCAAAAATGGCACACACTGCATTGCAGTTGACTCCGGGAGCTGAGATCGATCAATTTTTATTAGATAAGCATTACCTGCGTAAGCATGGCAAAAATGCATACTACGGACAGTAATTGTCCATCAGTTAAAAAAATTAAGGACGAAAAGTTGGTGGAGAAGTGAATTTTTCACCGGCTTTTGCTCCTTTTTAAACCAAAAAAAATGGCAAAATATACAATTGGACTGGATTATGGTTCTGATTCGGTTCGTTCATTAATAGTAAACGTTGAGACCGGCGAAGAGGTAGCAAGCGTTGTGTTTGAATACCCACGTTGGAAGAGAGGAGAATATTGCGATGCGCCAAACAACCAGTTTCGTCAGCATCCGAAAGATTATTTAGAAGGTTTGGAATACACCATCGTTGAGGCGCTGAAACAAGCTCCTGCGGGTGTAGCCGAAAATGTAGTGGGTATTTCTGTTGATACCACCGGATCAACTCCGGTTGCAGTTGACGAAAAAGGTACTCCACTGGCATTAACTCCGGGTTTTGAAGAAAATCCAAATGCGATGTTCGTACTTTGGAAAGACCATACTGCGGTAAAAGAGGCGGCAGAAATTAACGAACTGGCTAAAAAATCGGATATCGATTTCACTAAATACGAAGGTGGAATTTATTCATCAGAATGGTTTTGGGCCAAGTTGTTGCATGTTACGCGCGAAGATGCAGGTGTTTACCGTGCCGCTTATTCGTGGGTAGAGCATTGCGACTGGATTCCGGCAGTTCTTACCGGAGATACAAATCCAAAAACATTAAAAAGAAGCCGTTGTGCAGCGGGGCATAAAGCCATGTGGCACGAAGCTTTTGGTGGTTTGCCGTCAGAAGAATTCCTGACTCAGCTCGACCCGATGTTAAGCGGTTTAAAAGACCGTTTGTTTAAAGAAACATACACTTGTGATGTATCGGCAGGAACATTGAGTGAAGAGTGGGCGAAGAAATTAGGCCTTTCAACCAATGTGGTTATTGGGGTAGGAGCTTTTGATGCTCACCTTGGTGCTGTTGGTGCTCAAATCGAACCGTATCACTTGTCGAAAGTTATGGGTACCTCAACTTGCGATATGCTGATTGCGCCGCTTGAAGAAGTGGGTGATAAACTGGTAAGCGGTATTTGTGGTCAGGTTGACGGATCGATCGTTCCCGGAATGTTAGGTTTGGAAGCCGGACAGTCAGCATTTGGTGATATTTACGCCTGGTTCCGTCGTTTACTGGAATGGCCAATGCAAAATATTCTGGCTGACTCTGATTTGATTGATGAGGCTACCAAGAAAAAACTGATCGATGAAACTTCAGGTAAGATTATCGCGAAATTAAGCCAGGAAGCTGAAAAAATTCCAATCGCTGAAAGTGGAATCGTAGCGCTCGACTGGATGAACGGTCGTCGTACTCCGGATGCCAACCAGGCATTAAAAGGAGCGATCATCGGTTTGAATCTGGGATCAGATGCTCCACGTATTTTCAGAGCGTTGGTTGAAGCTACTGCTTTTGGTTCAAAAGCTATTAACGACCGCTTCATTTCTGAAGGAATCCGCATCGATGGTGTGATTGCATTGGGTGGTGTAGCTAAAAAATCGAAACTGGTAATGCAAATTGTTGCCGATGTACTGGATATGCCAATTAAAGTGGCTCGTTCGGAACAGGCTTGTGCTCTGGGTACTGCAATGGCAGCAGCAGTTGCAGCCGGTGTATACGAGAACCTTGGTGAAGCGCAGGCAAAAATGGGTGGCGGATTTGAAATGGAATACCATCCAATTCCTGAAAATGTAGAGAAATACAAAGCGCTTTACGAGAAATACAATAAACTGGGTAAGTTTATTGAATTCGATTTGAATTAATAACCAAATAAATAAATAAAACCAATGAAGTACTTAGGAATTATAGCTTTGATTATTATGGTTTTTGGCTGTGCGCAGGAAGAAGCCACAGTGGGTATATCAAGCGAAGATTTTGCGTTTGATTACAATGGAAAAACCATTGAACTTTATACCTTGAAGAACGATAACGGCCTTGTTTGCCAGTTAACCAATTTTGGCGCAAGGGTGGTGAGTTTGTATACTCCCGACAAAAATGGCGAGTTGGCAGATGTAATTGTCGGTTACGGTTCGGGTAAAGATTATGTGGACAAGCCGGAGAGTTTTTACGGAGCAGTGATCGGTCGTTACGGCAATCGTATCGGTGGTGCTAAATTCTCGATTGACAGCGTTGAATACCAGTTACAGAAAAACGACGGCGCGAATCATTTGCATGGTGGTACCAATGGTTTCCACCGCCAGGTTTGGGATGCAGAGCAGCTAAGCGATACAGAAGTTGTTTTTAGTCTCGTTTCGCCCGATATGGAAACCGGTTATCCGGGTACTGTAAACGTAAAAGTAAAATACCAGTTAACAGCTGCAAACGAGTTGAAAATTGAATATTTTGCTACTACTGATAAAAAAACGGTATTGAATCTTACCAATCACTCGTATTTCAATTTAAAAGACGGTGGAAGAACTTCGATCAACGATCATTTGATGTACCTGAATGCCGATTATTTTACACCTGTTGATGGTGGTTTAATCCCAACAGGAGAGTTGGCTGCCGTTGCCGGAACTCCATTTGACTTTACTACTCCAAAAGCCATTGGCGACAGTTTGGAAGTTGATAATGCACAGCTAAAAGTTGGAGGTGGATACGATCACAACTGGGTATTAAATACAAATAACGATGTAAGCGCTTTGGCAGCAAAAGTTGTTGAGCCGGAGTCGGGAAGAGTTATGGAAGTATACACCAACGAGCCAGGTATTCAGTTTTACGGCGGTAACTTTATTAATGGAAGAATTGCCGGAAAAGAAGATATTAAATACGATTTCAGAAGTGCATTCTGTTTAGAAACACAACACTTCCCTGATAGTCCTAATAAGCCTGAATTTCCAAGTGTTATTGTAAATCCGGGTGATGAGTACTATTCAGTTTGTATCTACAAATTTGGTGTTGAAGAATAAGATAAGAAGGATTTTTTGTTTTAAGTTAATTAATAGTTAGTTAAAGGTTCTGATTTGTTTAGCAGGCAGGAAGAACCGAAAAAAAAGGAGGTTGATTTCAACCTCCTTTTTGTTTTTATTCAGTGAGCCCCTGATTACAGGAGAGAAACGAACTGTAATCTGATAGTCGAACTAATCCCGATAGCATAGCGTATCGGGATAAATGAGTTAATACTCCGATGCATGCATCGTTTATAACTAAATTCTATGTTAATACCTTGTTAGCTCGCTACGAGGAAGTTCATTTCACACGTTTTAATGTTATTTCGTTCGGTCCGCCTGGGCCTCCAGGACCGCCTTCCGGCATTTCTACTTTCAATTTAATTACTTCGCCGTCCAGTTTCCCGGTATGTTTAATGGCGCTGTCCATCATCGCTGTCTCGAATGAGATGGAGTTGCCATCAACTTTTCCATTACTTATCTCCTGGTCGCCCATCGGAGTAGAAACGGTTCCGGTGAGTTTGTCACCGTCCACTTTAAAATTGAAAGTGATGACCATGTCGCCGCCTGGCCCCATTGTGGCTTCCCATTTTCCGGTAATACCTTCGCTTGCTGTTGCGCTGATGCCCAACAAAAAGGCAAATACTAATACAGAAGAAAATAAAATCTTTTTCATCGTTTTTGAAATTTTAAGTTATTAAACTGTATGTAGTTGGTACCGTCAACTTATACGATACCCCACATTTTAATTGTGCCTAACAAGTTATTTATGAATCCTCTATTGAAGGAACATAATCGAAGAACACGGGATTTTTATCGATAGAAAAGGTATTTTTATAGAAGCTGATTAGGCTAAACTTAACACCTTTACATTTTACTGATTGATTATTGCCTGAATTTCATCCATGTCGTATTCCGGTGTTGCACCTGCTTTCGATGCCACAAAAGCTCCTGTTGCGCAGCCAAATGTAATAGCTTCAGCAGGCGATTTTTTCTGCAGGAATGCCGCTAACAAAACGGCAAGGAAAGCATCGCCGGCACCAACCGTGTCAATGGCGTTAACTTTAAATCCCGGGTGTTCGTAAAACTTGTTTCCATAATATATTGCTGCTCCTTTGTCGCCTTTGGTAACACAAAGCATTTCTACCTTGTAATTTTGCACAAACCATTTTATAATTTCTTCCTCGGTTTTGCCCTCAATTTTGTTCCAGTCGGCAAAAACACGAAGTTCTTCATCGTTTAGTTTTACGATATCTGATTTAGCCAGTAATAGTTCCAGCACATCTTGTTTGTCGTATGGGTGCCGCAGGTTTACATCAATTAATTTTACAGCATCGTTATCGAGTAACTTTAAAAGTGTTTCGCGTGTAGTTTGCTTGCGTGCAGCCAACGAACCGTAAATGATCAAACCCGAGTTTTGTGCTTTTTTAGCCAGATCATTTGTTAGCTGAATATTGTCCCAGGCTACCGGCTCACATATTTCGTAGGTGGCGTTATTATTCTCGTCGAGGTGCACCAGAACCTCGCTGGTAGGCAAAGTCTCATCGGTTTGAATCAATGAGGTATCCACTCCTGAATTTTGCAAAAAGTCAAGGAGCTGTTTCCCTGCATCGTCGTTACCTACCGAGCTGGCAATTGCGGCATTCAGGCCTATTGCGTTGAGGTGCAAAGCCACATTCATAGGTGCACCGCCCGGTTTTGCTCCCGAAGGAAGACGGTCCCACAAAACCTCACCAAAACAAAGAATTTCCTGATTACTTATGTTCATTTTAAACGCTCTATTATAATTCGGGATAATTGAATAGTTTAGAATACGATTATTTATTCCGGCTTCATAAATTCCTGAATGCTCTCTTCTAACAATTGTTGAAATTCAGCGGGTTTTTCCCAAAAGACCAGATGACCAACACCCGGAATGATTTTAGCTTTAAACTTCGGGACATATTTTTTGAAAATTTCAACTTCAGTTGGTTCCATATCCGAATTTATAGCGTGAAGCGGAACCTGCAATTGTTCAAGCGATTCGATGCAGTTTTCATTCATCCATTTTATGTTTCCGTGAAGTGATTCCCGCCAGCCAATCTGGGACGTATTTTCAGGGTAAAGACGGAGTACCCGTTCAAAATTAGCTTCCTGATTTGTTTTGTAGAATCCCATTGCAACCAGCTTTTCGTTGCTCATATTGTTTAAAAGATCCATCATCATACTGTCCACTACCGGAATCATCTGTGGTGGTAATTTGCTTTCCGGATTCTGCATATT
This genomic interval carries:
- a CDS encoding sodium:solute symporter, which encodes MELLDWIVIGLFGAALIGIIVWVLSQKEETSGDYFLAGRDASWIAIGASIFASNIGSEHLIGLAGAGASSGMAMAHWEIQGWMILILGWVFVPFYSRSMVLTMPEFLERRYNPESRTVLSLISLVSYVLTKVAVTVYAGGLVFQQVFGIETMWGIDFFWISAIGLVLLTAVYTIFGGMKSVLYTSVLQTPILLGGSLVIVVLGLKAVGGWDQVLEIAGATQVNEYGDSMINLIRDNRDADFPWLGALIGSSIIGFWYWCTDQFIVQRVLSGKNETHARRGTIFGAYLKLLPVFLFLIPGMIAYAMSAKGNVMLNGELYVLPSADAAFPSLVAQLLPAGIKGLVVCGILAALMSSLASLFNSSAMLFTIDFYKRFKPETPEKKLVKIGQVATVVIVILGILWIPIMRSIGDVLYEYLQDVQSVLAPGIAAAFLLGITWKRASAKGGFWGLMAGFIIGITRLGAKVYYENVQGAADNLFKSLFFDMNWLFFCGWMFLVCLVVVAVVSMLTEAPSKEKIQGLVFGTNTAEQKAATRASWNGWDVFHTAVILGLTVAFYIYFW
- the araD gene encoding L-ribulose-5-phosphate 4-epimerase, coding for MLEQLKEEVFKANLELVELDLVIFTWGNVSAIDREKGLVVIKPSGVSYEDMKAGDMVVVDMEGNVVEGNLKPSSDTATHLVLYKAFEGISGVVHTHSAWATSWAQAGRSIPALGTTHADYFYGAIPCTRKLTEEEVTTAYEVETGNVIVETFEGLDPVAIPGVLVNNHGPFSWGTSANNAVHNAKVMEEVAKMAHTALQLTPGAEIDQFLLDKHYLRKHGKNAYYGQ
- the araA gene encoding L-arabinose isomerase — protein: MSSTLKEMEVWFVTGSQHLYGPKTLEQVAEHSKEIAAAFDASTEIPVKVVVKPTGTGSKEIHRICKDANSNDNCIGIITWMHTFSPAKMWIHGLQELRKPILHLHTQYNKEIPWNDIDMDFMNLNQSAHGDREFGHIMARMRMNRKVVVGHWQDPKTVQKIAVWTRVAAAFADSRDMLIIRFGDQMNNVAVTDGDKVEAERVFGYHVDYSPIGDLVKVQDNVSDDEVAELVKVYEQEYDLADNCKEGGEFRAQVVHAARIEIGLRRFLEKKGAKAFTTNFDDLEGVDQLPGLASQRLMADGYGFGAEGDWKTAALCRQMWFMSQELPEYKGCSFLEDYTLNFDGEKSAILQAHMLEVCPLIADHKPKLEVHPLGIGGKNDPARLVFTSKTGPGVAATVVDMGDRFRMIVNTVDCIDSKELPKLPVASALWIPQPNFEVGAAAWIFAGGTHHTSFSYDLTIEYMEDFAEMTGVEFVLIDKDTTISVFKKELRWNDLYYHLAKGL
- a CDS encoding family 43 glycosylhydrolase; protein product: MRKNKITRLLIWMIAGVFILSSCGSKTTEHTPVHISNPVLPGWFADPTIKKFGDIYYIYATTDNEMLASGAPTVWYSRDLQNWYNYIMEVPTLNSVALRNFWAPDILQGRDGRYYLYFGNCQAGCNIYGYVSDTPVGPWEKLHDDDTPVIAQNYPIDGFPSLDAQFFQDDDGRIYGYWGTWVHYNSGYAVGELNAETMDEMSNSTNIPLKQTPNPFEAAYMMKKGDKYILMYSAESCHNETYKVLYSYADNPYGPFTPGENNPILQTSEDGTTHGPGHHSVLENGDDYYIVYHKHDVPFTAGGMARQVCIDSMIFENDSTITAVIPSQKGIKAFIPSEVPEDIAYKATASASSFYHLQSPEYDYKYLPDYVFDNDNATMWKAADNTFPQSLSIDLGEEKDIKRIATQFEFSPYYYQYKIEYSTDNTNWEVYADRSENRTPGSPMIDDNEVNARYLKLTILGTEQTGTFAAVWNMKVYGETFDISLNLVNKSSGNEPGAASSQSMIVGFDVNSLSGKTFERLVNTGSLGGDLVRKGNVKIVTDKETGTKAIEFSKGALELDGIAVPRSLEWNGAFTISTWVKNPEVSDRDECLASWCDRSAHYLANSYNAVHYNKSNYGAVAHLDGHFDLPYNNVPEANKWHHIVVTFDGVVEKVYVDGKLDNAQNMLLSSAVENAKIRIGASDTGEYYTGLMASFQMYDYALSQSEIAHRYHESALK
- a CDS encoding Crp/Fnr family transcriptional regulator; the protein is MNTVVRSGKRIQPIINNDILLHDIPLFKKLTEDEMFRLELNSVIKSYSKRSVIYREGSRHSGLYCVLKGIVKVYKIGGNGKQQILRFAQKGDLIGYRSLLTNELACTSAKAYDDTVLYHIPQHIVMELFRQNWGFTHETMKFMCKELKESNMFITDIAQKSVRERAAEMLLILKDEFGIDKHNALKITITREDLANMVGTVTESLIRVMSEFRNENLLELPGRKIVFRDVTKLRAIANI
- a CDS encoding NUDIX domain-containing protein, whose amino-acid sequence is MKHYTKHPKHFVAVDCVILGYDEGELCLLLYPRGFEPSKGAWSLMGGFVQDGESSDNAAKRVLKQTIGLEDIFMQQVAAFANPDRDPEARVISLAYYALVRMDEHDKACVRENGAHWWPISELPEMIFDHGQMVEQALVKLQQEAGYRLIGKELLADKFTLLQLRKLYEAIFQREFDPGNFRKKILSLDVLERLNEKDLSESKKGAFYYTCKGEVTERGLDRIVKV